Proteins found in one Megalobrama amblycephala isolate DHTTF-2021 linkage group LG5, ASM1881202v1, whole genome shotgun sequence genomic segment:
- the foxo3a gene encoding forkhead box protein O3a produces the protein MADEIDKPLAVDVDIDPDFEPQKRPRSCTWPLPRPESNAGKAEPADVGIIPEEEVDENGTDDASASSDITGASKPVSVTEGNESAAAPAIQTNAAVSGKDTYGSPVSSQHALPAACSDSSINGLIPQQPRKSSARRNAWGNYSYADLITQAIESTPEKRLTLAQIYDWMVRNVPYFKDKGDSNSSAGWKNSIRHNLSLHSRFVRVQNEGTGKSSWWIVNPDGGKGGKAPRRRAVSMDNSNKLIKSARGRAAKKKAALQATQDGSSESSSSLSKWTGSPTSRSSDELDAWTDFRSRTNSNASTLSGRLSPILANLEMDEVPDDDSPLSPMLYSSPSSMSPSTGLTELPRLADLAGTMNLNDGLSDNLMDDLLDNISLTASQSPGQDESGANLQGSPVFTFSCSGSSLAIPSGSYGTNSMFSPPSVTGLRQSPMQTIQENKQATFSCGSLFSEQSLQDLLSSESNSHSDVLLTQSDPLMSQASASLSSQNARRSALLLRNDPMMSNQAGPGGQAGLKKVSPSGWRMNCSESDYQSLMKQHLQQSPFRSTSMQLNSSDSLLAGLNGSVSSVQLVSQERFPSELDLEALSGSFDCDMDTITRNDLMDADGLEFSFDSHLISSQNANLTSESFSRTKRTSSQSWVPG, from the exons ATGGCAGATGAGATAGATAAGCCCTTGGCTGTGGACGTCGACATAGACCCTGATTTCGAGCCCCAAAAAAGGCCCAGGTCTTGCACCTGGCCTCTGCCCAGACCAGAGTCCAATGCTGGAAAagcagaaccagcagatgtggGAATCATTCCCGAGGAAGAGGTGGATGAAAATGGCACTGATGATGCTTCTGCATCTAGTGACATTACAGGCGCATCAAAGCCTGTCAGTGTCACAGAAGGAAATGAGAGTGCTGCTGCTCCTGCCATACAAACCAACGCTGCCGTCAGTGGTAAAGACACCTATGGCTCTCCTGTTTCTTCGCAACATGCTCTGCCCGCTGCCTGCAGCGACTCCAGCATCAATGGTCTGATTCCTCAGCAGCCCAGAAAATCCTCTGCCCGCAGGAACGCCTGGGGAAACTATTCCTACGCAGACCTCATCACTCAAGCCATCGAGAGCACGCCAGAGAAAAGGCTGACATTGGCCCAGATTTATGATTGGATGGTCCGGAATGTGCCATACTTCAAGGACAAAGGTGACAGCAACAGCTCTGCAGGATGGAAG AACTCAATACGACATAACCTGTCACTCCACAGTCGCTTTGTCCGGGTGCAAAATGAAGGAACAGGAAAGAGTTCATGGTGGATCGTCAACCCAGATGGCGGAAAAGGGGGGAAAGCGCCGCGGAGACGTGCAGTTTCCATGGACAACAGTAATAAGCTCATCAAGAGCGCCCGTGGCCGTGCCGCAAAGAAAAAGGCAGCTCTTCAGGCTACTCAGGACGGAAGCTCAGAGAGTTCCTCCAGCCTGTCCAAATGGACCGGTAGCCCGACCTCCCGCAGTAGCGACGAGCTCGACGCTTGGACGGATTTCCGTTCTCGCACTAATTCCAACGCCAGCACCCTAAGCGGACGCCTTTCCCCAATCCTGGCCAACCTTGAGATGGACGAAGTTCCTGATGACGACTCTCCCCTGTCGCCCATGCTGTACTCCAGCCCTAGTAGTATGTCTCCGTCCACCGGGCTGACCGAACTGCCCCGTCTAGCTGACCTTGCAGGAACCATGAACCTCAACGACGGCCTCTCTGATAACCTAATGGACGACCTTCTAGACAACATCAGCTTGACGGCTTCCCAGTCTCCGGGTCAAGATGAGAGTGGGGCCAACCTACAGGGAAGCCCTGTGTTTACCTTCAGCTGCTCTGGGAGCAGTCTGGCAATTCCCTCTGGCAGCTATGGCACTAACTCCATGTTCAGCCCTCCGTCCGTCACTGGCCTGAGGCAGTCTCCAATGCAAACTATCCAGGAAAACAAGCAGGCTACGTTCTCCTGCGGTTCTCTCTTTAGCGAGCAGAGTCTGCAGGACTTGCTCAGCTCTGAGTCCAACAGTCACAGCGATGTCCTTCTTACCCAATCTGACCCTCTTATGTCACAAGCCAGTGCCTCCCTTTCCTCCCAGAATGCCCGTCGCAGTGCGCTGTTGCTGCGTAATGATCCCATGATGTCCAACCAGGCTGGGCCTGGAGGACAAGCAGGCCTCAAGAAGGTGTCGCCATCTGGATGGCGGATGAACTGCAGCGAGTCAGACTACCAAAGCTTGATGAAGCAACATCTTCAACAGTCTCCCTTCAGAAGCACATCTATGCAGCTCAACTCCTCTGATTCGTTGTTGGCAGGTCTCAACGGCAGCGTTTCCTCCGTTCAGTTGGTGTCTCAGGAGCGATTCCCATCTGAATTAGATCTGGAGGCATTAAGTGGGAGTTTCGATTGCGACATGGACACCATCACTCGCAACGATCTGATGGATGCCGATGGCCTGGAGTTCAGCTTCGATTCCCATCTTATCTCCTCTCAGAATGCTAATCTGACTTCAGAGAGTTTCTCCAGAACCAAACGAACCTCCTCCCAAAGCTGGGTACCAGGTTGA